A region from the Zonotrichia leucophrys gambelii isolate GWCS_2022_RI chromosome 21, RI_Zleu_2.0, whole genome shotgun sequence genome encodes:
- the AGTRAP gene encoding type-1 angiotensin II receptor-associated protein isoform X3: protein MNYMLPVSYAWGNFSVLAVGIWAIVQRDSLDAITMFLTGLLLTVLTDIIHISIFYPSHDNLSDARRFSVGMAIFSLLLKPLSCYLVYRMYRERGGEYTLNIGVSSAGRDSSSYEPIDQPEAAPQWPSSSKAAQPPY, encoded by the exons ATGAATTACATGTTGCCTGTCTCCTATGCCTGGGGAAATTTCAGTGTCCTTGCAGTGGGGATCTGGGCCATTGTGCAGCGAGATTCCCTTGATGCCATAACGATG TTCTTGACTGGCCTGCTGCTCACAGTCCTCACAGACATCATTCACATCTCTATCTTCTACCCTTCCCACGACAACCTCAGTGATGCCAGGCGGTTCAGTGTGGGCATGGCCAtcttcagcctcctcctcaAACCCCTGTCCTGCTACCTGGTGTATCGGATGTATCGGGAGCGTGGAGGAGAGTACACCTTGAACATAG GTGTCAGCAGTGCAGGCCGGGACAGCAGCAGCTACGAGCCCATTGATCAGCCAGAGGCTGCTCCACAGTGGCCTTCCTCAAGCAAGGCAGCCCAGCCACCCTACTGA
- the AGTRAP gene encoding type-1 angiotensin II receptor-associated protein isoform X1, with product MFPGNQHSLFVPVCKKILNLRVRGCMNYMLPVSYAWGNFSVLAVGIWAIVQRDSLDAITMFLTGLLLTVLTDIIHISIFYPSHDNLSDARRFSVGMAIFSLLLKPLSCYLVYRMYRERGGEYTLNIGVSSAGRDSSSYEPIDQPEAAPQWPSSSKAAQPPY from the exons ATGTTCCCTGGGAATCAGCACTCCCTGTTTGTGCCTGTTTGTAAGAAAATCCTAAATCTAAGAGTGAG GGGATGCATGAATTACATGTTGCCTGTCTCCTATGCCTGGGGAAATTTCAGTGTCCTTGCAGTGGGGATCTGGGCCATTGTGCAGCGAGATTCCCTTGATGCCATAACGATG TTCTTGACTGGCCTGCTGCTCACAGTCCTCACAGACATCATTCACATCTCTATCTTCTACCCTTCCCACGACAACCTCAGTGATGCCAGGCGGTTCAGTGTGGGCATGGCCAtcttcagcctcctcctcaAACCCCTGTCCTGCTACCTGGTGTATCGGATGTATCGGGAGCGTGGAGGAGAGTACACCTTGAACATAG GTGTCAGCAGTGCAGGCCGGGACAGCAGCAGCTACGAGCCCATTGATCAGCCAGAGGCTGCTCCACAGTGGCCTTCCTCAAGCAAGGCAGCCCAGCCACCCTACTGA
- the AGTRAP gene encoding type-1 angiotensin II receptor-associated protein isoform X2 — translation MELPAVSLKAIILVHWLLTVWGCMNYMLPVSYAWGNFSVLAVGIWAIVQRDSLDAITMFLTGLLLTVLTDIIHISIFYPSHDNLSDARRFSVGMAIFSLLLKPLSCYLVYRMYRERGGEYTLNIGVSSAGRDSSSYEPIDQPEAAPQWPSSSKAAQPPY, via the exons ATGGAGCTGCCGGCCGTCAGCCTCAAG GCTATCATTCTGGTGCATTGGCTGCTCACAGTGTG GGGATGCATGAATTACATGTTGCCTGTCTCCTATGCCTGGGGAAATTTCAGTGTCCTTGCAGTGGGGATCTGGGCCATTGTGCAGCGAGATTCCCTTGATGCCATAACGATG TTCTTGACTGGCCTGCTGCTCACAGTCCTCACAGACATCATTCACATCTCTATCTTCTACCCTTCCCACGACAACCTCAGTGATGCCAGGCGGTTCAGTGTGGGCATGGCCAtcttcagcctcctcctcaAACCCCTGTCCTGCTACCTGGTGTATCGGATGTATCGGGAGCGTGGAGGAGAGTACACCTTGAACATAG GTGTCAGCAGTGCAGGCCGGGACAGCAGCAGCTACGAGCCCATTGATCAGCCAGAGGCTGCTCCACAGTGGCCTTCCTCAAGCAAGGCAGCCCAGCCACCCTACTGA
- the DRAXIN gene encoding draxin → METSSTFSSFLFLCVLLLSDISLAISLNPGTKLKNAPGNNHHLENQEMWLQQPRTGRHHRQGLAKKEKMPSRGQLAGEESLKMGSGASAVEELVAEGQPAALKQNKDVFLGFESYPERENQSPGSEKGKKQNREHRRHSRRDRLKHHRGKTAGAGPSSLYKKPKSSEEQFQNLQAEEAPSLTPSPLLTAALDTAVSTEEPPVLPATSPRSQARLRQDGDVMPTLDMALFDWTDYEDLKPEMWPSAKKKEKRRSKSPNSGNETTTAEGEPCDHHLDCPPGSCCDLREHLCKPHNRGLNNKCYDDCMCTEGLRCYAKFHRNRRVTRRKGRCVEPDSANGEQGSFINV, encoded by the exons ATGGAAACTTCTTCCaccttctcttctttccttttcctgtgcgTGCTGCTTCTTTCAGACATCAGCCTTGCAATCTCCCTGAACCCTGGCACAAAGCTCAAAAATGCCCCAGGGAACAACCACCACCTGGAAAACCAAGagatgtggctgcagcagcccagaacTGGGCGCCACCACAGGCAAGGCTTGGCCAAGAAGGAGAAGATGCCTTCAAGAGGGCAgctggctggggaggagagcCTCAAGATGGGCAGTGGAGCTTCAGCTGTGGAAGAGCTGGTGGCAGAGGGACAGCCAGCAGCCCTGAAGCAGAATAAGGATGTTTTCCTGGGGTTTGAATCGTATCCTGAGAGGGAAAACCAGTCGCCAGGctctgagaaaggaaagaagcagaACCGAGAGCACCGTCGGCACAGCCGCAGGGACAGGCTCAAACATCACCGAG GGAAGACTGCTGGTGCTGGGCCAAGCTCCCTGTACAAGAAACCCAAAAGCTCTGAAGAACAGTTTCAAAATCTTCAGGCAGAGGAAGCTCCAAGTCTGACTCCCAGCCCactgctcactgctgctctggacaCAGCTGTTTCCACAGAGGAGCCTCCTGTTCTTCCAGCCACTTCCCCAAGGTCACAG GCTCGCCTCAGGCAAGATGGGGATGTGATGCCCACCTTGGACATGGCACTCTTTGACTGGACTGATTATGAGGATCTCAAACCAGAAATGTGGCCATCTGCTAAAAAGAAAG aaaaaCGCCGCAGTAAGAGCCCCAACAGTGGAAATGAAACCACAACAGCTGAAGGAGAGCCATGTGATCACCACCTTGACTGCCCCCCAG GCTCTTGCTGTGACCTACGTGAGCACCTCTGCAAGCCACACAATCGAGGCCTTAACAACAAGTGCTATGATGACTGTATGTGCACTGAAG GGCTGCGCTGTTACGCCAAATTCCACCGGAACCGAAGAGTGACCCGGAGGAAGGGGCGCTGTGTGGAGCCCGACTCAGCCAACGGAGAGCAGGGATCTTTCATTAATGTTTAG